The Mytilus galloprovincialis chromosome 7, xbMytGall1.hap1.1, whole genome shotgun sequence genome has a window encoding:
- the LOC143081772 gene encoding uncharacterized protein LOC143081772: METPYKNHVFQFGDDRSHGQSEITTPDFLKFLSPSLLLFSDNKSNSMSPVTGISIFNRKQDDPLVTSQPLHCFHGNNISSKQARRRLLADGQQLKPLYKNKDNYLQNLQQNPMFEDLSKLLAEECLHMQVPTNLLNVKWDTKNSTAGRGSNIHLAHLNLQKRFLQFRSQQNRQVVTKARDIECRYSKEVSTMEVARYLEVSSSQGQTHFIHDRFDQCRFQLIEDTNRNLDELLLLETTPKQIQQTTKRAINYSASDESASNSFSSNDTSSPIQDIDVLSLAMESADVLPESTELFQQFGASASAHISNLMETFDLPRQDYMQYQQVAPPTDQTTNLQRRQSLKRKFEEESNLPIDQQHKKPKTDRCLPKTRQIKPEATQILTAWYDAHVTYPYPNDDEVEELANITNLTTKQVKKWMANKRVRCFNTLSITGNTHPIKHKLTGKKKDTDNDNTYSQLGGKSREALNAWYKQHIANPYPSEEEKEMLAITTGITVPQVKSWFANKRSRANNRKRQVPNYFLEKFPEYAPHVQLVQEQRDQSRKRFRHQPTNFTEFAMFSEQNFLF, encoded by the coding sequence ATGGAGACCCCATACAAGAACCACGTATTCCAGTTTGGAGACGATCGTAGCCACGGCCAATCAGAAATTACAACGCCAGATTTTCTCAAGTTTCTGTCACCGTCTCTGTTGTTGTTCTCTGACAACAAATCCAATAGCATGTCACCGGTAACAGGAATATCAATCTTCAATAGGAAACAGGATGATCCCCTAGTTACATCTCAACCTTTAcactgtttccatggaaacaacaTCAGCAGCAAACAGGCTCGCAGACGACTACTCGCTGATGGACAGCAACTGAAACCGTTGTACAAAAATAAAGACAATTATTTACAGAACTTGCAACAAAACCCAATGTTTGAAGACCTATCCAAGTTGTTGGCAGAAGAATGCTTACATATGCAGGTACCAACAAACTTACTGAACGTCAAATGGGATACCAAGAACAGTACTGCTGGTCGAGGCTCAAATATTCACCTTGCTCATCTTAATCTTCAGAAGAGATTCTTGCAATTCAGATCTCAACAGAACCGTCAGGTTGTGACAAAAGCTCGAGACATTGAATGTAGATATTCAAAAGAGGTGAGCACAATGGAAGTAGCCAGATACTTGGAAGTCAGCTCCTCACAAGGTCAGACTCATTTCATTCATGACAGATTTGACCAATGCCGATTTCAGCTGATAGAAGACACCAATCGTAATCTAGACGAACTCTTGTTACTAGAAACTACACCAAAACAAATCCAACAAACTACGAAAAGAGCTATAAACTATAGTGCTTCAGATGAATCAGCATCTAACAGTTTCTCATCAAATGATACGAGTTCACCGATTCAGGACATAGACGTTCTCAGTTTGGCCATGGAATCTGCCGATGTTCTCCCTGAAAGTACAGAATTGTTTCAGCAGTTTGGTGCATCCGCTTCAgctcatatttcaaatttaatggaaACATTTGATTTACCTCGACAGGATTACATGCAATACCAGCAGGTAGCACCACCCACTGACCAGACAACCAATCTACAAAGACGGCAATCACTAAAGCGGAAATTTGAAGAAGAAAGTAACCTTCCAATTGACCAACAACATAAGAAACCGAAAACTGATAGATGTCTGCCAAAGACACGCCAGATTAAACCAGAAGCTACACAGATACTGACAGCATGGTATGACGCTCATGTGACGTATCCATACCCTAACGATGATGAAGTAGAAGAACTAGCAAACATTACAAACCTCACAACCAAACAGGTGAAGAAATGGATGGCAAACAAAAGAGTTCGTTGTTTTAATACTCTATCCATCACCGGAAACACACATCCGATCAAACATAAGCTTACCGGAAAGAAGAAAGACACAGACAATGATAACACGTACAGTCAACTTGGCGGTAAATCCAGAGAAGCCTTGAACGCATGGTACAAGCAACACATCGCCAATCCATACCCATCAGAGGAAGAAAAGGAAATGCTAGCCATTACAACCGGTATAACAGTACCTCAAGTCAAGTCGTGGTTTGCCAACAAGAGGAGCAGAGCAAATAACAGAAAGCGTCAAGTACCAAACTATTTCCTCGAAAAATTCCCAGAATATGCACCACATGTACAGCTAGTTCAAGAGCAAAGAGACCAGTCAAGGAAAAGGTTTCGTCATCAGCCCACCAATTTCACAGAGTTTGCAATGTTTAGTGAGCAAAACTTCTTATTCTAA